A single Silvibacterium dinghuense DNA region contains:
- a CDS encoding RDD family protein gives MSASTSPIQTEPVLASVPDWKQEVNARLQAHRTRRVRDEGSNQPPLPGMETSAASRAARVAARVAERYSKAPTYSEMLAAEAAAAARAAEAAAEAARQAHTAAQAILAGLDLTPAEYEASHAELQWPAEPAEIVQMPLPEAAYSAPAAAVDHTPVMSHAVLDEPVVSTPIDYRIDPGSLPQAPQGPARGMQNRTVEPSRPQRTEDYPTHIEDPFAEAFVADAQPLPAKLIEFPRELVATRKARPRLAEGPLREEAEPEGAQLRIFEVEPESISHEVMTQESVQQTLPEWHSIQLDAHPEPEAEPRPLGRQPRTAPEAQTRAGQAYSALMEMLPLHVAPMQDRLMAALVDLALVSIAFLLFVLVFVASTPHLPVGKPAVAAAGGVLVVFFVIYQWLFFSFSEGTPGMQYAKIALCTFEDENPTRKEMRGRIAALLLSALPLGMGFLWAVLDDDRLTWHDRITRTYQRSYR, from the coding sequence TTGAGCGCTTCCACGAGCCCCATACAGACTGAGCCCGTGCTGGCATCCGTGCCGGACTGGAAACAGGAAGTCAATGCACGCTTGCAGGCACACCGTACGCGCCGGGTCCGTGACGAGGGCAGCAATCAGCCTCCACTGCCTGGCATGGAGACTTCGGCGGCCTCGCGCGCGGCGCGGGTAGCGGCCCGCGTTGCCGAGCGTTATTCCAAGGCTCCGACCTACAGCGAAATGCTGGCCGCCGAAGCCGCTGCCGCGGCTCGTGCTGCGGAGGCTGCCGCCGAGGCTGCACGCCAGGCACATACCGCCGCGCAGGCCATCCTCGCCGGGCTTGATCTCACGCCTGCCGAGTATGAAGCCTCGCATGCCGAGCTCCAGTGGCCGGCTGAGCCGGCGGAGATCGTTCAGATGCCGCTGCCCGAAGCGGCCTATAGCGCGCCGGCGGCCGCTGTGGATCACACTCCGGTCATGAGCCATGCCGTTCTGGATGAACCGGTGGTGAGCACCCCCATCGATTACCGTATCGATCCCGGCTCGCTGCCGCAGGCGCCGCAGGGCCCTGCCCGCGGCATGCAGAACCGCACCGTCGAGCCCTCGCGTCCACAGCGGACGGAAGACTATCCGACGCACATCGAAGATCCCTTTGCGGAGGCCTTTGTGGCCGATGCGCAGCCGCTGCCGGCCAAGCTCATCGAGTTTCCCCGTGAACTGGTGGCGACGCGCAAGGCGCGTCCACGGCTGGCCGAGGGGCCGCTGCGCGAAGAGGCCGAGCCCGAAGGTGCCCAGTTACGCATCTTTGAGGTCGAGCCGGAGAGCATCTCACATGAGGTGATGACCCAGGAAAGCGTGCAACAGACGCTGCCCGAGTGGCACTCCATCCAGCTCGATGCTCATCCGGAGCCGGAAGCGGAGCCGCGCCCGCTCGGCCGTCAACCGCGTACCGCTCCGGAAGCGCAGACTCGTGCCGGACAGGCGTATTCTGCCCTGATGGAGATGCTTCCCCTGCACGTTGCCCCGATGCAGGACCGGCTCATGGCGGCGCTGGTAGACCTGGCGCTGGTCTCGATTGCCTTTCTGCTCTTCGTGCTGGTGTTTGTGGCTTCGACGCCGCATCTGCCCGTGGGCAAGCCCGCCGTTGCAGCAGCCGGCGGTGTGCTGGTGGTCTTTTTCGTGATCTACCAGTGGCTGTTTTTCAGCTTTTCCGAGGGCACGCCGGGGATGCAGTACGCGAAGATCGCGCTCTGCACCTTCGAGGACGAGAACCCGACCCGCAAGGAGATGCGGGGCCGCATCGCGGCGCTGCTGCTCTCTGCGCTGCCGCTGGGCATGGGCTTTCTCTGGGCTGTGCTCGACGATGACCGGCTGACCTGGCACGACCGCATTACCCGGACCTACCAGCGCAGCTACCGGTAA